The proteins below come from a single Saccharopolyspora sp. SCSIO 74807 genomic window:
- a CDS encoding alpha/beta fold hydrolase, producing the protein MADTAVLVPGMLCDSGLWAGVESRLELPVVHAELDRPSVTGMAEHVLSSVDGRVVLVGLSLGAIVGFEIARLAPERVAGFAALATNAAAPRPEQHEGWRQADRRTEAGEFAAVVEEILPTMYAGQRPSPELAREFREMAERIGPRRFRTQLAGQSTRTDARAVLRTINVPSLVACGTEDALCPPRIHREIADHLGDTELHVVPAAGHLFPLEAPDTTAGLLNGLIRRCTSPILTEENDFARSVEAPGAAADGDR; encoded by the coding sequence GTGGCTGACACGGCCGTGCTGGTGCCCGGGATGCTCTGCGATTCCGGGCTGTGGGCCGGGGTCGAGTCGCGGCTGGAACTGCCGGTCGTGCACGCGGAGCTGGACCGCCCGAGCGTCACCGGCATGGCCGAGCACGTGCTGTCCAGTGTGGATGGTCGAGTCGTGCTCGTCGGTCTGAGCCTCGGGGCAATCGTCGGGTTCGAGATCGCGCGACTGGCCCCGGAGCGGGTAGCCGGGTTCGCCGCGCTGGCCACGAACGCCGCCGCGCCCAGACCGGAGCAGCACGAAGGGTGGCGGCAGGCCGACCGGCGCACCGAAGCCGGAGAATTCGCTGCGGTCGTCGAGGAAATCCTGCCGACCATGTACGCCGGGCAGCGGCCGTCGCCGGAGTTGGCGCGGGAATTCCGGGAGATGGCCGAGCGGATCGGCCCGCGACGGTTCCGCACCCAGCTGGCCGGCCAATCCACCCGGACCGACGCACGCGCTGTGCTGCGCACGATCAATGTTCCGTCCCTTGTGGCCTGCGGTACCGAGGACGCCTTGTGCCCACCGCGGATCCATCGCGAAATCGCCGACCACCTCGGCGACACCGAATTGCACGTGGTGCCCGCGGCCGGGCACCTGTTTCCGCTCGAAGCGCCCGATACGACCGCCGGATTGCTCAACGGGCTGATCCGGCGGTGCACTTCACCGATCCTGACCGAGGAGAACGACTTTGCCCGAAGTGTTGAAGCGCCCGGCGCCGCAGCCGACGGCGACCGATGA
- a CDS encoding LysR family transcriptional regulator, translated as MTLKQLQAFLLAARTGSFTAAAAAMGVAQASVSELIRKLEDDHATPLFTRGARRLVLTAAGETLLPFAEQATAAADGGAQALRSVRSLDGGVATFGLLRNAGYYLLSDLAQRFHDRYPDVRIRLIGLNSVEVAAAVAAGTVEAGLVVLPIDDEGLEVTPLLRDEVCYATADPARAEEPLRIEDLAQAKLILYDAHYGWADPTRRQLADRAQLAGLRLDPWIEVEHVESALSLVQRGVGDTVLARAVANSAMCPPNLHMVGFHEPLHDTIALVRRRSTTLSPATRELADLARRMLPHHPAAER; from the coding sequence GTGACACTGAAGCAGTTGCAGGCGTTCCTGCTCGCCGCCCGGACCGGCTCGTTCACCGCTGCGGCGGCGGCCATGGGGGTCGCTCAGGCGTCGGTCTCGGAGTTGATCCGCAAGCTCGAGGACGATCACGCCACCCCGCTGTTCACCAGGGGAGCCCGGCGGCTGGTGCTCACCGCCGCAGGCGAGACGCTGCTGCCGTTCGCCGAGCAGGCCACGGCCGCCGCCGACGGCGGTGCGCAAGCGCTGCGTTCGGTGCGTTCCCTGGACGGCGGGGTCGCCACCTTCGGGCTGCTGCGCAACGCCGGCTACTACCTGCTCTCCGACCTCGCGCAGCGCTTCCACGACCGCTATCCCGATGTGCGCATCCGGCTGATCGGGCTGAACTCCGTCGAGGTGGCGGCCGCCGTCGCGGCGGGAACCGTGGAGGCCGGGCTGGTCGTGCTGCCCATCGACGACGAAGGTCTCGAAGTGACCCCGCTGCTGCGGGACGAGGTGTGCTACGCCACCGCCGATCCGGCCCGTGCGGAAGAGCCGCTGCGGATCGAGGACCTCGCGCAGGCCAAGCTGATCCTCTACGACGCGCACTACGGCTGGGCCGACCCGACGCGCCGCCAGCTCGCCGATCGCGCTCAGCTCGCGGGACTTCGGCTCGATCCGTGGATCGAGGTTGAGCACGTGGAATCGGCGCTGTCACTGGTGCAGCGCGGCGTCGGCGACACCGTCCTCGCTCGCGCGGTGGCGAACAGCGCGATGTGCCCGCCGAATCTGCACATGGTGGGCTTCCACGAGCCGCTCCACGACACCATCGCACTCGTGCGCAGGCGCTCCACCACGCTTTCCCCGGCCACCCGCGAACTCGCCGACCTCGCCCGGCGAATGCTCCCGCACCATCCAGCTGCGGAGCGGTGA
- a CDS encoding cytochrome P450 has product MTTASTPVDFPLRRPGASFPPEEYARFREQPGLVRSRLPTGAVVWLVTRHEDVRAVLTDPRVSSNPDHDGFPSLLGRTGGVPSPDTMPGWFVALDPPQHDRFRKTLIPEFSVRRIRALRPAIEEIVDERVDAMLAAGPDADLVADFALPVPSLVISSLLGVPAADRDFFEAKTRVLVSTTATDQQRETATKELLRYLNRLIKIKAKRPGADLISRLLAGGNLSAAELSGVSMLLLIAGHETTANNIALGVLTLLMHPEWVGADGIVEELLRLHSVADLVALRVATEDLEISGQRIEAGEGIVPLVAAANHDEAAFGCPHRFDPEQAARHHVAFGYGVHQCLGQNLVRGEMEAAYRALFERIPGLRLAAPVEELPFKYDGVLFGLHSLPVRW; this is encoded by the coding sequence ATGACGACTGCGAGCACACCGGTCGATTTCCCGCTGCGCCGTCCCGGAGCGTCCTTCCCGCCCGAGGAGTACGCCCGGTTCCGCGAACAGCCCGGCCTGGTCCGGTCCCGGCTGCCCACCGGCGCGGTGGTGTGGCTGGTGACCCGGCACGAGGACGTGCGCGCGGTGCTCACCGACCCGCGGGTCAGCTCGAATCCGGATCACGACGGCTTTCCCAGCCTGCTCGGCCGCACCGGCGGGGTGCCATCGCCGGACACGATGCCCGGGTGGTTCGTGGCGCTGGACCCGCCGCAGCACGACCGGTTCCGCAAGACCCTGATCCCCGAGTTCTCGGTGCGCCGCATCCGGGCGCTGCGCCCGGCGATCGAGGAGATCGTCGACGAGCGGGTCGATGCGATGCTGGCGGCCGGGCCGGACGCGGACCTGGTCGCCGACTTCGCACTGCCGGTCCCCTCGCTGGTGATCTCCAGCCTGCTCGGGGTGCCGGCGGCCGATCGGGACTTCTTCGAGGCCAAGACCCGGGTGCTGGTCAGCACGACCGCCACCGATCAGCAGCGGGAGACCGCGACCAAGGAGCTGCTGCGCTACCTCAACCGGCTCATCAAGATCAAGGCGAAGCGGCCGGGCGCGGACCTGATCAGCAGGCTGCTGGCGGGCGGGAACCTCTCGGCCGCGGAGCTTTCCGGGGTCTCCATGCTGCTGCTCATCGCCGGGCACGAGACCACCGCGAACAACATCGCGCTCGGCGTGCTCACCCTGCTCATGCACCCCGAGTGGGTCGGCGCCGACGGGATCGTCGAGGAGCTGCTGCGGCTGCACTCGGTCGCCGACCTGGTGGCGCTGCGGGTGGCGACCGAGGACCTGGAGATCAGCGGGCAGCGGATCGAGGCGGGCGAGGGCATCGTGCCGCTGGTGGCGGCCGCGAACCACGACGAAGCGGCTTTCGGCTGCCCGCACCGGTTCGATCCCGAGCAGGCGGCGCGGCACCACGTCGCGTTCGGCTACGGCGTGCACCAGTGCCTCGGGCAGAACCTGGTGCGCGGCGAGATGGAGGCCGCCTACCGGGCGTTGTTCGAGCGGATTCCCGGGCTGCGGCTGGCCGCGCCGGTGGAGGAACTGCCATTCAAGTACGACGGCGTGCTGTTCGGGCTGCACTCGCTGCCGGTCCGCTGGTGA
- a CDS encoding DegT/DnrJ/EryC1/StrS family aminotransferase: MAISQPVSKPWLNGNELTYATQAVGDGWISSQGPFVRRFEEAFAEYNATAHGVACSSGTTALTLALRALGIGPGDEVIVPEFTMIASAWAVSYTGATPVFVDCADDLNIDVTRIEERITPRTKAIMPVHIYGRRCAMDPILELAHEYNLRVVEDSAEAHGVRPVGDIACFSLFANKIITAGEGGICLTDDERLAAQLAHLRGMAFTSDHSFLHKKLAYNFRMTAVQAAIALGQTEQLDEILAARNEIEKRYDEGLRDIDGITLLPRRDVLWMYDLRTRDRDGLRAFLAEEGIETRVFFKPMSRQPMYRDPGWSELNASRFAADGLYLPTHTGLTAEDQEHVVGKVREFHARSTRSREVPT, from the coding sequence ATGGCCATCAGCCAGCCGGTCTCCAAACCTTGGCTCAACGGCAACGAGCTCACCTACGCCACGCAGGCCGTCGGCGACGGCTGGATCTCCTCGCAGGGACCGTTCGTGCGGCGCTTCGAGGAGGCGTTCGCCGAGTACAACGCCACCGCGCACGGCGTCGCCTGCTCGTCCGGCACCACCGCGCTCACCCTCGCGCTGCGGGCGCTGGGCATCGGGCCCGGCGACGAAGTGATCGTCCCGGAGTTCACGATGATCGCGAGCGCCTGGGCGGTCAGCTACACCGGCGCCACTCCGGTGTTCGTGGACTGCGCCGACGACCTCAACATCGACGTCACCCGGATCGAGGAACGGATCACGCCGCGCACCAAGGCGATCATGCCGGTGCACATCTACGGCAGGCGCTGCGCGATGGACCCGATCCTGGAGCTGGCCCACGAGTACAACCTGCGCGTGGTGGAGGATTCCGCCGAGGCGCACGGCGTGCGGCCGGTCGGCGACATCGCCTGCTTCTCGCTGTTCGCCAACAAGATCATAACCGCCGGTGAGGGCGGCATCTGCCTCACCGACGACGAGCGACTGGCCGCGCAGCTGGCGCACCTGCGCGGGATGGCGTTCACCAGCGATCACAGCTTCCTGCACAAGAAACTCGCCTACAACTTCCGCATGACCGCGGTGCAAGCCGCGATCGCGCTGGGCCAGACCGAGCAGCTGGACGAGATCCTGGCCGCGCGCAACGAGATCGAGAAGCGCTACGACGAGGGCTTGCGCGACATCGACGGCATCACCCTGCTGCCACGGCGGGACGTGCTGTGGATGTACGACCTGCGCACGCGCGACCGCGACGGGCTCCGCGCGTTCCTCGCCGAGGAGGGCATCGAGACCAGGGTCTTCTTCAAGCCGATGAGCAGGCAGCCGATGTACCGCGACCCGGGCTGGTCCGAGCTCAACGCCAGCCGGTTCGCCGCGGACGGCCTGTACCTGCCCACCCACACCGGGCTCACCGCCGAGGACCAGGAGCACGTCGTCGGCAAGGTGCGCGAGTTCCACGCACGATCAACTCGCTCGAGGGAAGTGCCGACATGA
- a CDS encoding SDR family oxidoreductase, whose product MPEAEPAERTALVTGGGNGLGRAMCHALSAAGARVIVVGRTRSALDETVAGMSGEGVAVNCDVADPDAVAALAEQLAGEHVSILVNNAGVAGPVAPLTEIDPTEWDAVFAANVRGTYLMCRAFLPAMTERGAGDVVNIASVSGKRPLARRTPYCASKAAVLGLTTTLAAEVGPLGVAVNALSPGPVEGPRMARNFRLEAERTGRTAEQAEEEFVSRAALGRMVTEDEVGAALVAMLRMPGLCAADIDLSAGMVGR is encoded by the coding sequence ATGCCCGAAGCTGAACCCGCCGAGCGCACCGCGTTGGTCACCGGCGGCGGCAACGGGCTCGGCCGGGCGATGTGCCACGCCCTCTCGGCCGCCGGAGCCCGGGTGATCGTCGTCGGCAGGACCCGATCGGCGCTGGACGAGACGGTGGCCGGGATGTCCGGCGAGGGCGTCGCGGTGAACTGCGACGTCGCTGATCCGGACGCCGTGGCGGCGCTCGCCGAGCAGCTGGCGGGCGAGCACGTGTCGATCTTGGTGAACAACGCGGGGGTCGCAGGCCCGGTCGCGCCGCTCACCGAGATCGACCCCACCGAGTGGGATGCGGTGTTCGCCGCCAACGTGCGCGGGACGTACCTGATGTGCCGCGCCTTCCTGCCCGCCATGACAGAGCGGGGCGCGGGCGACGTGGTCAACATCGCCTCGGTGTCCGGGAAGCGTCCGCTGGCCCGGCGCACGCCTTACTGCGCCTCGAAGGCGGCGGTGCTGGGGCTGACCACCACGCTGGCCGCCGAGGTCGGCCCGCTCGGCGTCGCGGTCAACGCGCTCTCGCCGGGCCCGGTCGAAGGGCCGCGGATGGCGCGGAACTTCCGGCTGGAGGCGGAAAGGACCGGAAGAACCGCCGAACAGGCGGAGGAGGAGTTCGTCTCGCGCGCTGCTCTCGGCCGCATGGTGACCGAGGACGAAGTGGGTGCGGCGCTGGTGGCGATGCTGCGGATGCCGGGGTTGTGCGCCGCCGACATCGATCTTTCCGCGGGGATGGTGGGCCGATGA
- a CDS encoding aldolase/citrate lyase family protein: MKLKSKLRAGSRLRGGILRLPAEMLVELSGIANLDYVLVDCEHGPDDLVPLQQHIALAQAHGLPVLVRVGRADPNQVLRVLDLGADGIVVPHVESAREAEEVVRSAHYPPRGERGFATYSRAGRYGAVTATEHLRNAEDVLVVAMVETAAGVENTAEIVAVEGIDAVWVGPADLAVSLGVPPGDQAVHRATAEVHRQARDAGAAVMAIVSSAEAGAAGDADLVVYNLAHILLGTFRALAATEDTGSG, from the coding sequence ATGAAACTGAAGTCGAAGCTGCGCGCGGGTTCCCGGCTGCGCGGGGGAATCCTGCGCCTACCGGCGGAGATGCTCGTGGAGCTGTCCGGGATCGCGAACCTGGACTACGTGCTCGTCGACTGCGAGCACGGCCCGGACGATCTGGTGCCGCTGCAGCAGCACATCGCGCTCGCGCAGGCGCACGGCCTACCGGTGCTCGTGCGGGTCGGGCGCGCGGATCCGAACCAGGTGCTGCGGGTGCTGGACCTCGGAGCCGACGGCATCGTCGTCCCGCACGTGGAAAGTGCGCGGGAGGCCGAAGAAGTCGTCCGGTCCGCGCACTACCCGCCGCGCGGGGAGCGCGGTTTCGCGACCTACAGCAGAGCGGGCCGGTACGGTGCGGTGACCGCGACGGAGCACCTGCGCAACGCCGAGGACGTGCTGGTGGTGGCGATGGTGGAGACTGCGGCCGGTGTCGAGAACACCGCCGAAATCGTTGCGGTGGAAGGAATCGACGCGGTATGGGTCGGCCCGGCCGACCTGGCGGTGTCGCTCGGGGTGCCGCCCGGTGATCAAGCCGTGCACCGGGCGACGGCCGAGGTACACCGGCAGGCGCGGGATGCTGGTGCGGCTGTGATGGCCATCGTTTCGAGCGCCGAAGCGGGAGCGGCCGGCGACGCCGACTTAGTGGTCTACAACCTCGCGCACATCCTGCTGGGAACCTTCCGCGCCCTTGCGGCGACCGAGGACACCGGGTCGGGCTGA
- a CDS encoding nitrilase-related carbon-nitrogen hydrolase: MSAAMTRVLCAQLAPRVADPPYNRELSVAAVRGAAARGAEVIVLPELATSGYRLSSVAEATPAALRPSDPLLAEWGRAAPEAVVIGGFCELGDDGRLYNSAAVLDRGELVAVYRKTHLWDEERLLFTPGAEAPPVLDTAHGRIGVLICYDLEFPELTRRLALDGAELLAAPTNWPRVPRPERERAPEVIIAMAAARVNHLAIACCDRSGSERGTDWTEGTGIIGPDGWMRAEADAEGIACADLDLRASRDKRLTEHADLFADRRPELYGPVARD, translated from the coding sequence ATGTCGGCCGCGATGACCCGGGTGCTGTGCGCGCAGCTGGCTCCGCGCGTGGCCGACCCGCCGTACAACCGCGAGTTGTCGGTGGCGGCCGTGCGCGGGGCGGCCGCGCGCGGAGCCGAGGTGATCGTGCTCCCGGAACTGGCGACCTCCGGCTACCGGCTCAGCTCGGTGGCGGAGGCGACCCCGGCGGCGTTGCGGCCGAGCGATCCGCTGCTCGCCGAGTGGGGCCGGGCGGCGCCGGAAGCCGTCGTGATCGGCGGGTTCTGCGAGCTCGGCGACGACGGGCGGCTCTACAACAGCGCGGCGGTGCTGGATCGCGGGGAACTCGTCGCGGTCTACCGCAAAACGCACCTGTGGGACGAGGAGCGGCTGCTGTTCACCCCGGGCGCCGAAGCGCCACCGGTGCTCGACACCGCGCACGGCAGGATCGGGGTGCTGATCTGCTACGACCTCGAATTCCCGGAGCTGACCCGGCGGCTGGCCCTCGACGGGGCGGAATTGCTCGCCGCGCCGACGAATTGGCCGCGGGTGCCGCGACCCGAACGGGAACGCGCACCCGAGGTGATCATCGCGATGGCGGCCGCACGCGTGAACCACCTCGCCATCGCCTGCTGCGACCGCAGCGGGAGCGAACGCGGCACCGACTGGACCGAAGGCACCGGGATCATCGGTCCCGACGGGTGGATGCGCGCGGAGGCCGACGCCGAAGGAATCGCCTGCGCCGACCTGGATCTGCGCGCTTCGCGGGACAAGCGGCTCACCGAGCACGCCGACCTGTTCGCCGACCGCCGCCCGGAGTTGTACGGCCCGGTGGCGCGGGACTGA
- a CDS encoding ferredoxin gives MEISVDRGRCVGAGQCVLSAPDVFDQDDDGIVTALESRPGDDFAGEVAQAERICPAQAITVRQD, from the coding sequence GTGGAGATCAGCGTGGACCGGGGCAGGTGCGTGGGCGCCGGGCAGTGCGTGCTGTCCGCGCCGGACGTGTTCGACCAGGACGACGACGGCATCGTCACGGCGCTGGAGAGCCGTCCCGGCGACGACTTCGCCGGGGAGGTGGCGCAGGCGGAGCGGATCTGCCCGGCGCAGGCGATCACCGTGCGGCAGGACTGA
- a CDS encoding ester cyclase, with amino-acid sequence MSGKSDQPNTEVVPASAPQRGGSPEGTMHPPARTMPTDHAIRVDSGHGADEPRRVPGERRQPMRGFEDTYTDIVDYIVRITHRIWEDQDVGYIYDTYSPGCRLHGDNGYSYGVEQLVDGTMQSINAFPDCRHYADDVIWAGDEDQGFVTSHRAINIGHHTGPWRWGPPTGRKLDTWVMANCVVRENEIYEEWVLYNTAAKLQQLGVNVVEAARTYGNEGGIAPLTARQFSEPLRLTGGRKPKSMPLPSARFDVEQTVRALFHNVYNRRDLSMFDRVYADAVRWHGTTNRTGRNRSDVRGMARSLLATFPDLGVSVDEVYWMGNEADGFSVSVRWSGAGTHRGYGLYGAPTGRRAQLWGMSQLYFSGGRIVEEWSLFNEFDVLAQLLTDEPAALLG; translated from the coding sequence ATGAGCGGCAAGTCCGACCAGCCGAACACGGAGGTCGTCCCGGCCTCCGCACCGCAGCGGGGCGGCTCCCCGGAGGGAACGATGCACCCGCCTGCGCGGACGATGCCGACCGACCACGCCATCCGGGTCGACTCCGGGCACGGCGCGGACGAGCCCCGGCGCGTACCCGGGGAACGCCGCCAGCCGATGCGCGGTTTCGAGGACACCTACACCGACATCGTCGACTACATCGTCCGGATCACCCACCGCATCTGGGAAGACCAGGACGTCGGGTACATCTACGACACCTACAGCCCCGGATGCAGGCTGCACGGCGACAACGGCTACTCCTACGGCGTCGAGCAGCTCGTCGACGGAACCATGCAGTCGATCAACGCCTTCCCGGACTGCAGGCACTACGCCGACGACGTGATCTGGGCGGGTGACGAGGACCAGGGCTTCGTCACCTCGCACCGCGCCATCAACATCGGCCACCACACCGGACCGTGGCGCTGGGGCCCGCCGACCGGGCGCAAGCTCGACACCTGGGTGATGGCGAACTGCGTGGTGCGGGAGAACGAGATCTACGAGGAATGGGTCCTCTACAACACCGCGGCAAAACTGCAGCAGCTCGGCGTGAACGTGGTCGAGGCGGCACGCACCTACGGCAACGAGGGCGGGATCGCTCCGCTGACCGCGCGCCAGTTCAGCGAGCCGCTGCGGCTGACCGGCGGGCGCAAACCGAAGTCGATGCCGCTGCCGAGCGCCCGGTTCGACGTGGAGCAGACGGTGCGGGCGCTGTTCCACAACGTCTACAACCGTCGCGACCTGAGCATGTTCGACCGGGTGTACGCCGACGCGGTCCGCTGGCACGGCACCACGAACCGCACCGGACGCAACCGGTCCGATGTGCGGGGCATGGCGCGTTCGCTGCTGGCGACCTTCCCGGACCTCGGGGTATCGGTGGACGAGGTGTACTGGATGGGCAACGAAGCCGACGGGTTCAGCGTCTCGGTCCGCTGGTCCGGCGCGGGAACGCACCGCGGCTACGGCCTGTACGGTGCACCGACCGGGCGCCGAGCGCAGCTGTGGGGCATGTCGCAGCTGTACTTCTCGGGCGGGCGCATCGTCGAGGAGTGGTCGTTGTTCAACGAGTTCGACGTGCTCGCCCAGCTGCTGACCGACGAGCCCGCGGCGTTGCTGGGATGA
- the hisD gene encoding histidinol dehydrogenase — MLKRPAPQPTATDDSAPHDEALRERVRTIIEDVRARGDEAVREHSQLFDGWAPESFRLRPDEIERIVATVGEQALADIRFVQSQVRAFAEHQRESMCDIEVETLPGVRLGHRHVPIDAVGAYVPGGRYPLTASAHMTIVTAKVAGVPRVAAATPPIRGEIPAPTIAAMHLAGADEIYLLGGVQAVAALAAGTESIGPVDLLAGPGNAYVAEAKRQLFGEVGIDLFAGPTEILVIADEHADPFVVAVDLLSQAEHGPDSPAVLITTSATLADAVIAHVDELLPGMPTADFAGPAWRDHGAVVVVDSVDEAYALADTYASEHVQVLTAQPRRALDRMRNYGALFLGEGTCVSYGDKVIGTNHVLPTKGAARYTGGLWVGKYLKTVTYQEVTDQAASAQLGEVCGRAARVELFEGHARSGDVRAAKYGETALEWTDHARS, encoded by the coding sequence GTGTTGAAGCGCCCGGCGCCGCAGCCGACGGCGACCGATGACTCCGCTCCGCATGACGAGGCCTTGCGCGAACGGGTCCGCACGATCATCGAGGACGTCCGCGCCCGCGGTGACGAAGCGGTGCGCGAGCATTCGCAGCTTTTCGACGGATGGGCCCCGGAGTCGTTCCGGCTGAGGCCGGACGAGATCGAGCGGATCGTCGCCACGGTCGGCGAGCAGGCGCTGGCCGACATCCGGTTCGTGCAGTCGCAGGTTCGTGCTTTCGCCGAGCACCAACGGGAATCGATGTGCGACATCGAGGTCGAGACGCTGCCGGGGGTGCGGCTGGGACATCGGCACGTCCCGATCGACGCGGTGGGCGCGTACGTGCCCGGTGGCCGCTACCCGCTGACCGCTTCGGCGCACATGACGATCGTGACCGCAAAAGTCGCCGGAGTGCCGCGGGTCGCGGCGGCGACTCCGCCGATTCGCGGCGAGATTCCGGCGCCGACGATCGCCGCCATGCACCTGGCCGGGGCGGACGAGATCTACCTGCTCGGCGGTGTGCAGGCGGTGGCCGCGCTGGCCGCAGGTACCGAGTCGATCGGGCCGGTGGACCTGCTGGCCGGGCCGGGCAACGCCTACGTCGCCGAGGCCAAGCGCCAGCTCTTCGGCGAGGTAGGCATCGACCTGTTCGCCGGGCCGACCGAGATCCTCGTCATCGCCGACGAGCACGCAGATCCGTTCGTGGTCGCGGTGGACCTGCTCTCGCAGGCCGAGCACGGCCCGGACTCACCCGCGGTGCTGATCACCACTTCGGCGACGCTCGCCGATGCGGTCATCGCCCACGTCGACGAGCTCCTTCCCGGGATGCCGACCGCCGACTTCGCCGGGCCCGCGTGGCGCGACCACGGTGCGGTGGTCGTGGTCGACTCGGTGGACGAGGCGTACGCGCTCGCCGACACCTACGCCAGCGAGCACGTCCAGGTGCTGACCGCCCAGCCGCGGCGCGCGCTCGACCGGATGCGCAACTACGGGGCGCTGTTCCTCGGCGAAGGCACGTGCGTGTCCTACGGGGACAAGGTCATCGGGACCAACCACGTGCTGCCGACCAAGGGCGCCGCGCGCTACACCGGTGGGCTTTGGGTGGGGAAGTACCTGAAGACGGTGACTTACCAGGAAGTGACCGACCAGGCGGCGAGCGCACAGCTGGGCGAGGTGTGCGGCCGGGCCGCTCGGGTCGAGCTGTTCGAGGGCCATGCCCGCTCCGGCGATGTGCGTGCCGCGAAGTACGGCGAGACCGCGCTGGAATGGACCGATCATGCCCGAAGCTGA
- the hisD gene encoding histidinol dehydrogenase: protein MRFAPSLLRELGSSYRPLKTPAHEGPAAQRDPAVMQRVSEMLAAIERDGMDAVLRYASELDGWTGAEVELDAAAIRRSGDRLAADHRAALELGAERTSAFARAQRAHLTDFETELAPGLITGHRYVPVQRVGAYLPAGRFPLTAGAFMTVGVPKVAGVRTVLACVPPGPDGTPDPAVLYSAHLSGADRVYVLGGVQALAAMAFGLLGERPVDVLVGAGNAFVAEAKRQLFGTVGIDLLAGPSEVAVLADETADPELVAADLLGQAEHGVNSPAALVTTSEQLGEAVIEQVQRQLETLATKEIAGPAWRDHGSVTWAADAETAVALMDDLAPEHLEVHTADDEHYHRALHNYGSIFLGPWSTVAYSDKGMAGTNHVLPTAGGAKHSAGLSVSRFLKPLTYQRIAEQATPLLADAVDVISDYERMAAHRATATIRTARYQKGTR, encoded by the coding sequence ATGCGCTTCGCACCCTCCCTGCTCAGGGAACTCGGTAGCTCGTACCGACCGCTCAAGACACCGGCGCACGAGGGCCCTGCCGCACAACGCGACCCGGCGGTGATGCAGCGGGTCTCGGAGATGCTCGCCGCGATCGAACGCGACGGCATGGACGCCGTGCTCCGCTACGCGAGCGAGCTCGACGGCTGGACTGGCGCCGAAGTCGAACTCGACGCGGCGGCGATCCGGCGCAGCGGCGACCGGCTAGCCGCGGACCACCGCGCGGCGTTGGAGCTCGGCGCCGAACGGACCAGCGCCTTCGCCCGCGCACAACGCGCGCACCTGACCGACTTCGAGACCGAGCTGGCTCCCGGCCTGATCACCGGGCACCGGTACGTGCCGGTGCAGCGGGTCGGCGCGTACCTGCCAGCCGGGCGGTTCCCGCTGACCGCGGGCGCGTTCATGACCGTCGGGGTGCCCAAGGTCGCCGGAGTGCGGACGGTGCTGGCGTGCGTGCCGCCCGGCCCGGACGGCACGCCGGACCCGGCGGTGCTCTACTCCGCGCACCTCTCCGGCGCCGACCGGGTCTACGTGCTCGGCGGGGTCCAGGCACTCGCCGCGATGGCGTTCGGCCTGCTCGGCGAACGTCCGGTGGACGTGCTGGTAGGAGCGGGCAACGCCTTCGTGGCCGAGGCGAAGCGGCAGCTGTTCGGCACCGTCGGCATCGACCTGCTCGCAGGGCCGTCCGAGGTCGCCGTGCTCGCCGACGAGACCGCCGACCCGGAACTGGTCGCCGCGGACCTGCTCGGCCAGGCCGAGCACGGGGTGAACTCCCCCGCGGCACTGGTGACCACGTCCGAGCAGCTCGGCGAGGCCGTGATCGAACAGGTGCAGCGGCAGCTCGAAACCCTCGCCACGAAGGAGATCGCCGGCCCGGCGTGGCGCGATCACGGGTCGGTGACCTGGGCCGCGGACGCCGAGACGGCCGTGGCGCTGATGGACGACCTCGCGCCGGAACACCTCGAAGTGCACACCGCCGACGACGAGCACTACCACCGGGCGCTGCACAACTACGGCTCGATCTTCCTCGGCCCGTGGAGCACGGTGGCCTATTCCGACAAGGGGATGGCCGGGACCAACCACGTGCTGCCCACCGCGGGCGGCGCCAAGCACAGCGCGGGCCTGTCGGTGTCGCGGTTCCTCAAACCGCTGACTTACCAGCGGATCGCCGAGCAGGCGACGCCCTTGCTGGCCGATGCCGTCGACGTGATCTCCGATTACGAGCGGATGGCCGCGCACCGCGCCACCGCCACCATCCGCACCGCCCGCTACCAGAAGGGAACGCGCTAG